A region of Thiobacter sp. AK1 DNA encodes the following proteins:
- the gloB gene encoding hydroxyacylglutathione hydrolase: MLHVIPLPAFQDNYIWLLHDGRSAAVVDPGDATPVMDFLGAHDLALTAILVTHHHHDHVGGVALLARRFSVPVYGPGGEPIPGRTDVADPRQPVDLPHLGIAFQVLAVPGHTRGHVAYYRPKLLFCGDTLFGCGCGRLFEGSAEQMHASLARLAALPDDTGVYCAHEYTLANIRFALQVEADNAALHAREQEARARRAQGSPTVPSTLALERRTNPFLRVTEPAVRAAAEAHAGHPLADAVAVFAALRAWKDRFRA, from the coding sequence ATGCTGCACGTCATCCCGCTACCTGCTTTCCAGGACAACTACATCTGGCTTTTGCACGACGGCCGTTCCGCGGCGGTGGTGGACCCTGGTGATGCTACGCCGGTAATGGATTTCCTTGGCGCCCACGACCTGGCGCTCACCGCCATTCTGGTCACCCATCATCATCACGATCACGTCGGCGGCGTCGCTCTACTCGCACGCCGTTTCTCCGTGCCGGTATATGGGCCCGGCGGCGAACCCATTCCCGGGCGCACCGATGTGGCGGATCCTAGGCAGCCCGTCGATCTACCGCATCTAGGCATCGCGTTCCAGGTCCTGGCCGTGCCAGGCCATACCCGCGGGCACGTCGCCTATTATCGCCCAAAGCTCCTGTTCTGTGGCGACACGCTGTTCGGTTGTGGCTGCGGCCGGCTATTCGAAGGCAGTGCGGAACAAATGCACGCATCGCTAGCGCGTCTTGCCGCCTTGCCCGACGATACCGGCGTCTACTGCGCCCATGAATACACCCTGGCCAACATCCGCTTCGCGCTTCAGGTGGAAGCGGACAACGCGGCGCTCCACGCGCGCGAGCAAGAGGCCCGGGCGCGACGCGCGCAAGGATCCCCCACAGTGCCATCCACTCTGGCGCTGGAACGTCGCACCAATCCTTTCCTGCGCGTGACCGAACCCGCTGTGCGTGCCGCCGCCGAGGCCCATGCCGGCCATCCCCTTGCCGATGCCGTGGCGGTATTTGCCGCCCTGCGTGCCTGGAAGGATCGCTTCCGTGCCTGA
- a CDS encoding lytic transglycosylase, producing the protein MRNGPHRRTQLATLLIAAGLLASPLHAADEALRLAQVSGMTLPETADASDEAPSIISIESAPDGIEPLLKAIDEQGDPRTDLWARLRAGFALPELDTPLVAENEAWYAERPDYVARMLERSRRYLFYIVEEVERRGMPTEIALLPMIESAFNPHALSRAKAAGIWQFMPATGRTFGLQQNWWVDERRDVLAATRAALDYLQKLYAMFGDWHLALAAYNWGEGNLSRAIARNQAQGLPTDYVNLRMPVETANYVPRLLAVKHLVERPQDFSARLGPLPNSPYFAQITLTRHMDVALAARLAEIPLTEFLSLNPHYNRPVIRAQEPTTLLLPVDKAEVFARNLEGHQQPLVSWRTYQAGKGEHLEAIARRYGISPTRLREVNGLGPTVRKLGRGQLLLVPGTASTPLQAPQTTAKAETSRLSHTVRRGETLAAIARRHGVSVAELKSWNRLASSHLTPNQKLLVSPPQAHTEQARRDGRTQVAAAKSAKRGPLRYTVKRGDTLYGIAQRFDVQVDDLRRWNKLGRSTQLRPGDTLLLARADHSG; encoded by the coding sequence ATGCGAAACGGCCCTCATCGCCGCACGCAACTTGCCACGCTGCTCATCGCAGCCGGTTTGCTCGCCTCGCCCTTGCACGCAGCCGATGAGGCGCTGCGCCTGGCGCAAGTGAGCGGGATGACGCTGCCGGAAACCGCGGATGCCAGCGACGAGGCACCCAGCATCATAAGCATCGAATCCGCTCCCGACGGCATCGAACCGCTGCTCAAAGCCATCGACGAACAAGGTGACCCACGCACCGATCTATGGGCGCGCCTGCGCGCTGGCTTCGCGCTGCCGGAGCTGGACACGCCATTGGTGGCCGAAAACGAAGCGTGGTACGCAGAGCGTCCGGATTATGTGGCACGCATGCTGGAACGCAGCCGACGCTATCTCTTCTACATCGTCGAGGAAGTGGAGCGGCGCGGCATGCCCACCGAGATCGCGCTTCTGCCCATGATCGAGAGCGCCTTCAATCCCCATGCTCTGTCGCGCGCCAAGGCGGCGGGCATCTGGCAATTCATGCCTGCCACCGGCCGCACCTTCGGCCTGCAGCAGAACTGGTGGGTGGACGAGCGGCGCGATGTCCTCGCCGCCACCCGAGCGGCGCTCGATTATCTGCAAAAGCTCTACGCCATGTTCGGCGACTGGCATCTGGCACTCGCGGCCTACAACTGGGGCGAGGGCAATCTCTCCCGCGCCATCGCCCGCAACCAGGCCCAGGGGCTGCCCACGGACTACGTCAATCTGCGCATGCCCGTGGAAACCGCCAACTACGTGCCGCGTCTGCTGGCGGTCAAACATCTCGTCGAACGACCGCAGGATTTTTCCGCAAGGCTGGGGCCGCTACCCAATTCGCCCTATTTCGCCCAGATCACCCTCACCCGTCACATGGACGTGGCACTCGCCGCGCGCTTGGCGGAAATTCCCCTCACGGAATTCCTCTCCCTCAATCCCCATTACAACCGGCCGGTGATCCGTGCCCAGGAACCCACCACGCTGCTGTTGCCCGTGGACAAGGCCGAGGTGTTCGCCCGCAACCTGGAGGGGCATCAGCAGCCTTTGGTGTCCTGGCGCACCTACCAGGCGGGCAAAGGGGAACATCTGGAGGCCATCGCGCGACGTTATGGCATCAGCCCCACCCGGTTACGCGAGGTCAATGGCCTGGGACCGACCGTCCGCAAGCTGGGCCGCGGCCAGCTCCTGCTGGTGCCGGGCACGGCGAGCACCCCGCTTCAAGCTCCGCAGACGACGGCGAAAGCCGAAACGTCGCGGTTGAGCCATACGGTGCGCCGGGGCGAGACGCTCGCCGCCATCGCCCGTCGGCATGGCGTGAGTGTGGCCGAGCTCAAGTCCTGGAATCGCCTCGCCTCCAGCCACCTCACGCCGAACCAGAAGCTCCTGGTCAGTCCGCCGCAAGCGCACACCGAGCAGGCGCGGCGCGATGGTCGAACGCAAGTCGCCGCCGCCAAGTCTGCCAAGCGTGGGCCGCTGCGCTACACGGTCAAGCGGGGCGATACGCTCTACGGCATCGCCCAGCGCTTCGACGTGCAGGTGGATGATCTGCGCCGCTGGAACAAACTGGGCCGCAGCACCCAGCTGCGGCCCGGCGACACGCTGTTGCTCGCCCGAGCCGACCACAGCGGCTGA